Proteins encoded by one window of Arachis ipaensis cultivar K30076 chromosome B04, Araip1.1, whole genome shotgun sequence:
- the LOC110270862 gene encoding uncharacterized protein LOC110270862 codes for MSRDHFLEGARMSRAEAGCRLVYNAEKWQNMKERDFGAEGGAQRNGEEKGGARWNRDGAVEQRLSDGGTTRDELQWERRLRAVAETSSAETAASSRCDGSADLTLCGGGERLL; via the exons ATGTCACGTGACCACTTCTTAGAAGGAGCAAGAATGTCACGCGCAGAAGCTGGTTGCAGA CTGGTTTACAATGCGGAGAAGTGGCAGAATATGAAGGAGAGGGATTTTGGAGCAGAGGGGGGAGCGCAGCGGAATGGAGAAGAGAAAGGTGGAGCGCGGTGGAACAGAGACGGCGCGGTGGAACAGCGGCTGAGCGACGGAGGAACCACGCGAGACGAGTTGCAGTGGGAACGGCGCCTTCGAGCAGTGGCGGAGACGAGCTCAGCGGAGACGGCGGCTTCGAGCAGATGCGACGGCAGCGCTGATCTCACTCTTTGTGGCGGTGGGGAGAGATTACTCTAA
- the LOC110270863 gene encoding uncharacterized protein LOC110270863, translated as MLLEEDILMVNSDDEVDLVEVLGNKTAAQGGEYDAYDPYFADSDGNNSWHSEEMKTPPNSEDEDTTDDSDDVFPQFNEGARFGECNLQVGMKFNTKQDFIEAVREFTIQEGRQIKWRRNESYRARAICK; from the coding sequence ATGCTATTAGAAGAAGATATCCTAATGGTGAACTCTGATGATGAGGTTGACTTGGTAGAAGTGTTAGGCAATAAAACTGCTGCCCAAGGTGGAGAATATGATGCCTATGATCCATATTTTGCTGATTCGGATGGAAATAACTCCTGGCACTCTGAAGAGATGAAAACTCCCCCAAACAGTGAAGATGAGGACACAACAGATGATAGTGATGATGTGTTCCCACAATTCAATGAGGGAGCTAGATTCGGAGAGTGCAACCTTCAAGTAGGAATGAAGTTCAACACTAAACAAGACTTCATTGAAGCGGTTAGAGAATTCACTATACAAGAGGGGAGGCAGATCAAATGGAGAAGGAATGAGAGCTATAGAGCAAGAGCAATCTGTAAGTGA
- the LOC107638582 gene encoding rust resistance kinase Lr10, protein MARILLSMIFLLCIMEGECHNNKYECGRHRCGPQGPPIRFPFRLKDKEPLECGVPGFDLTCDHKHNTLIEFSSSVPQLSIKLLVMEIGYETNFLYLSDPENCLASKFLKLINTSISPFQFQFYNDDGPFSISIFNCSPDEQYHFSCPVYVASDESETLLGSNLVSCTKVFNLSTKITGIDSLMKNRLLLEWPKPNCTVCEASGKQCMLKNNGSNAASVECYGSITGPMLTKKILFYIAGPAFGSLLLLLLAFMLFKSYRYFRMKGDQARSAKFLEDYRALKPTRFSYADIKRITNGFKDKLGEGAHGAVFKGKLSNIIVAVKVLNNTIEDEGKDFINEVGTIGKIHHVNVVRLLGFCAQGFHRALVYDFFSKGSLENFITTPDNNDIFLGWDRLHQIALAIAKGIEYLHHGCEQQILHFNINPRNILLDDRFTPKITDLGLAKLCSKDKSAMSMTAVRGTLGYISPEVVSRNFGTATNKADIYSYGMLLLEMVGGRKNMVTGEEGRSHILYPEWAHNLIDGGDVHVHVEDEHDIKIARKIAIVGLWCIKWDPSNRPSAKTLVKMLESDGDKLTVPSNPLTNNSSNSRGCLSLEGKKHV, encoded by the exons atggCTAGAATATTATTGAGTATGATATTCCTACTTTGTATCATGGAGGGAGAGTGCCACAATAATAAATATGAGTGTGGAAGACACCGTTGTGGACCACAAGGTCCTCCAATTCGTTTTCCATTCCGTCTTAAAGACAAGGAGCCTCTAGAGTGTGGTGTACCTGGCTTTGATCTCACTTGTGATCATAAGCATAACACCCTCATTGAGTTTTCTTCTTCTGTTCCTCAACTTTCAATTAAACTCCTTGTCATGGAAATAGGTTATGAAACCAACTTTCTATACCTCTCTGACCCCGAAAATTGTCTTGCCAGCAAATTTCTTAAACTAATTAATACTTCTATTTCTCCTTTTCAATTCCAATTTTATAATGATGATGGTCCATTTTCTATATCTATCTTTAATTGCTCACCCGACGAGCAATATCACTTCTCGTGCCCTGTTTATGTTGCTTCTGACGAGAGCGAGACACTCCTCGGTTCCAACCTTGTATCTTGCACCAAGGTGTTTAACTTGTCCACAAAAATCACGGGCATAGACTCCCTCATGAAAAATCGATTGTTGTTAGAGTGGCCGAAACCGAATTGTACTGTCTGTGAGGCGAGTGGCAAGCAATGCATGCTAAAGAACAATGGTTCCAATGCTGCTTCTGTTGAATGCTATGGGAGTATAACTGGTCCCATGCTAACCAAGAAGATACTCTTTTACATTGCAG GTCCCGCATTTGGATCGTTGCTGCTGCTGCTATTGGCTTTTATGTTGTTTAAGAGCTATCGATACTTCAGAATGAAGGGAGATCAAGCAAGGAGTGCCAAGTTCTTGGAGGATTACAGAGCCCTCAAACCTACTAGATTCTCATACGCTGATATTAAGAGAATCACAAATGGTTTCAAAGACAAGTTAGGGGAAGGAGCCCACGGTGCAGTCTTCAAAGGCAAGCTCTCAAACATTATTGTCGCAGTGAAAGTACTCAACAATACCATAGAGGATGAAGGGAAAGATTTCATCAATGAGGTTGGAACCATTGGCAAAATTCACCATGTTAATGTGGTTCGCTTGCTTGGCTTTTGCGCTCAAGGATTCCATCGTGCTTTAGTCTATGATTTCTTCTCAAAAGGATCACTTGAGAACTTCATCACCACACCAGACAACAATGACATTTTCCTTGGATGGGACAGGTTGCACCAAATTGCTCTTGCTATAGCAAAAGGCATCGAGTATCTTCATCATGGTTGTGAGCAGCAAATCCTTCATTTTAACATCAATCCCCGTAACATCTTGCTTGATGACAGATTCACACCCAAGATTACTGATCTTGGATTAGCCAAGTTATGTTCCAAGGACAAAAGTGCAATGTCAATGACCGCAGTTAGGGGAACCTTGGGCTACATTTCTCCTGAAGTTGTATCAAGAAACTTTGGCACTGCCACCAACAAAGCAGACATTTACAGTTATGGAATGTTGCTACTTGAAATGGTGGGAGGGAGAAAGAATATGGTTACAGGAGAAGAGGGACGTTCTCACATCTTGTATCCTGAATGGGCGCATAATTTGATTGATGGGGGAGATGTACATGTGCATGTTGAAGATGAGCATGATATTAAAATTGCAAGGAAGATTGCAATTGTGGGACTTTGGTGCATTAAGTGGGATCCATCAAACCGTCCATCTGCCAAAACTCTTGTAAAAATGCTTGAATCAGATGGAGATAAGCTCACAGTTCCTTCTAATCCTTTAACTAATAACTCCAGTAATTCTAGGGGGTGTTTGTCATTGGAAGGAAAAAAGCACGTTTAG